The following are from one region of the Lynx canadensis isolate LIC74 chromosome D4, mLynCan4.pri.v2, whole genome shotgun sequence genome:
- the LOC115499429 gene encoding LOW QUALITY PROTEIN: cathepsin L1-like (The sequence of the model RefSeq protein was modified relative to this genomic sequence to represent the inferred CDS: inserted 1 base in 1 codon; deleted 1 base in 1 codon) — protein sequence MHPSFFLAALCPGIVSAAPQVKQSLDEQWSQWKATHGKLYSMDEEGQRRAVWERNMQMIEQHNREHSQGKHNFMMAMNGFGDMTSEEFKQVLNDLKIQKHKKGKXFQAPLFAEIPSSVDWREKGYVTPVKDQGDCHSCWAFSATGALEGQMFWKTGKLISLSEHNLVDCSWSQGNGGCRGGLMVKSFQYVKDNGGLDSEESYPYHAQNESCKYKPENSVANVTAFWSVVNKEDGLMTTVATVGPVSAAVDASLNSFQFYKKGIYYDPKCSNKRLNHGVLVVGYGFEGEESDNKKYWIVKNSWGANWGKHGYILIAKDRDNHCGIATMASFPAV from the exons ATgcacccttccttcttcctggctGCCCTTTGCCCGGGAATAGTGTCAGCTGCTCCACAAGTCAAACAGAGCTTAGATGAACAATGGTCCCAGTGGAAGGCAACACACGGGAAACTATATAGCAT G GATGAAGAAGGACAGAGGAGAGCAGTGTGGGAGAGGAATATGCAAATGATCGAACAGCACAATCGGGAACACAGCCAAGGGAAACACAATTTCATGATGGCAATGAATGGTTTTGGCGACATG aCCAGTGAAGAATTCAAGCAGGTGTTGAATGACCTTAAAatccaaaaacacaaaaagggaA CGTTCCAAGCACCTCTCTTTGCTGAGATCCCTTCATCTGTAGACTGGAGAGAGAAAGGCTATGTAACTCCTGTGAAAGATCAG gGTGACTGTCATTCTTGTTGGGCTTTTAGTGCAACTGGTGCCCTTGAAGGACAGATGttctggaaaactggaaaacttaTTTCACTGAGTGAGCACAACCTGGTAGACTGCTCTTGGTCTCAAGGAAATGGCGGCTGCCGTGGTGGCCTAATGGTT AAGTCCTTCCAGTATGTTAAGGACAATGGGGGACTGGACTCAGAGGAATCCTATCCATATCATGCACAG AATGAATCCTGCAAATACAAGCCTGAGAATTCTGTTGCCAACGTGACTGCCTTCTGGAGTGTCGTAAACAAGGAGGATGGCCTAATGACCACAGTGGCAACTGTGGGGCCTGTCTCTGCTGCTGTAGATGCAAGTCTGAATTCCTTCCAGTTCTATAAAAAAG GCATTTATTATGATCCAAAGTGCAGCAATAAACGCCTGAATCATGGTGTTCTGGTGGTTGGCTATGGCTTTGAAGGAGAAGAATCGGATAACAAAAAATATTGGATTGTCAAGAACAG CTGGGGTGCAAATTGGGGCAAACACGGCTACATACTCATAGCCAAAGACCGGGACAACCACTGTGGAATCGCCACCATGGCCAGCTTTCCTGCCGTGTGA